In Procambarus clarkii isolate CNS0578487 chromosome 6, FALCON_Pclarkii_2.0, whole genome shotgun sequence, one DNA window encodes the following:
- the LOC138355442 gene encoding uncharacterized protein, translating into MLATLSQAGGHVGFVGGHGGGYGGGYGGGYGGGYGGGYGGGYGGGYGRGYGGGYGVGGVSNSIYNIAGPRYGGYSYGGHGGYGGGYGGGYGLYGGGYGGGHGGYGGGHGGYGGGHGGYGGGHGGYGGGHGGYGGGYGYGK; encoded by the coding sequence ATGCTGGCGACCTTGAGCCAGGCTGGTGGACACGTAGGATTTGTTGGAGGTCACGGCGGTGGCTATGGAGGTGGCTACGGAGGTGGATATGGTGGAGGCTACGGCGGTGGATATGGTGGTGGCTACGGAGGTGGATATGGAAGAGGATACGGAGGAGGATACGGTGTTGGTGGCGTATCAAACAGCATCTATAATATCGCAGGTCCCAGATATGGTGGATACAGTTATGGCGGCCACGGAGGATATGGTGGAGGCTATGGTGGTGGCTACGGTCTAtatggtggtggctatggtggtggtcatggtggctatggtggtggtcatggtggatatggtggtggtcatggtggataTGGTGGTGGCCATGGTGGATATGGTGGTGGCCATGGTGGATATGGTGGTGGCTATGGATACGGGAAATAG